The following are encoded in a window of Fusarium falciforme chromosome 11, complete sequence genomic DNA:
- a CDS encoding Aflatoxin B1 aldehyde reductase member 3: MAPTGKSPINLILGAGNIGDTSVDSMARFDSPYEVNAFLNAFAARGYHQLDTARMYSPHAPYSSEPRIAAVAGGDRFIVDTKVNSREPGCHSREKILKEIEMSLETLKVKQINIEYLHIPDRTTPFQETCEAMDQAQRAGKIKHWGLSNYTAEEVQRFIDICEEHGLVKPSVYQGQYNPIVRGGEKELFPILRKYGIAFYAYSPAAAGFFAGNHKDIKVGGRYDQSHFIGRLYSQFYLKPSIMAATDKALAVASKHGIGGHAAALRWAAYHSVLDKAYGDSIIIGASSVEQLESNMDMIDQGPLPEDVVAALEAVYMEIGDKVSYHM; this comes from the exons ATGGCGCCCACCGGGAAATCACCCATCAACCTCATTTTGGGAGCGGGAAAC ATTGGAGACACTTCAGTCGACTCTATGGCACGTTTCGACAGCCCTTACGAGGTGAATGCTTTTCTCAACGCCTTTGCAGCCCGTGGTTACCATCAACTCGACACTGCACGCATGTACTCCCCCCATGCGCCCTATAGCTCCGAGCCTAGGATCGCAGCTGTTGCCGGAGGGGACAGGTTTATAGTTGATACTAAAGTCAATTCACGAGAGCCAGGATGTCATTCAAGAGAAAAAATCTTGAAGGAAATCGAAATGTCACTCGAGACGTTGAAAGTCAAACAGATCAACATTGAGTATCTGCATATACCGGATCGTACCACTCCATTCCAAGAGACTTGCGAAGCCATGGATCAGGCTCAGCGGGCGGGAAAGATAAAGCATTGGGGCCTCTCCAACTATACGGCCGAGGAAGTCCAAAGATTTATAGACATATGTGAGGAGCATGGCCTTGTTAAGCCCAGCGTCTACCAAGGCCAGTATAACCCCATCGTTAGAGGCGGAGAAAAGGAGCTCTTCCCAATCTTGCGCAAGTATGGGATTGCTTTCTATGCATACAGCCCTGCTGCGGCCGGATTCTTCGCTGGCAACCACAAGGATATCAAAGTGGGTGGACGATATGATCAATCT CATTTCATCGGCCGCTTATATTCCCAGTTCTACTTAAAGCCGTCTATCATGGCTGCTACGGATAAGGCGCTCGCAGTCGCATCTAAGCATGGAATTGGCGGCCACGCCGCAGCACTTCGGTGGGCGGCCTATCACAGCGTCCTTGACAAAGCATACGGTGACTCCATTATCATCGGCGCCTCCAGCGTGGAGCAGTTGGAATCGAATATGGATATGATTGACCAGGGTCCGCTGCCTGAGGATGTAGTGGCCGCTTTGGAAGCCGTGTATATGGAGATTGGCGACAAGGTTTCGTATCATATGTAG